Proteins found in one Venturia canescens isolate UGA chromosome 8, ASM1945775v1, whole genome shotgun sequence genomic segment:
- the LOC122414348 gene encoding leucine-rich repeat-containing protein let-4 produces MVKMLKKSGDSGTIWRCLSLLCLILGDTVVAQTLQTCPVHVAISPCVCSVKTLGLDIICESTDHTHISKAMDVLKGQPKTVIFYLKLRHNNLPKLQGFVFLGLIVQHLTIHNSSLAVVEESSLSSIGTGLTQLDLSQNSLVYVPSSALAKLHNLLILNLNHNKISDLKSNSFAGLDTLEILNLYGNKISTIDHDAFTGLDDRKLKRLNLGGNLLTSVPTRALSSLDVLKKLEMHENKIAAIKEGDFAGLKMLDSLVLAHNQIHEVPARVFSHLTQLNSLELDGNQITHVDPDAFIGLEENLQYLRLGDNNLHSIPSDALRRLHRLRHLDLRSNNITFLPEDAFTGYGDSISFLNLQKNLIKVLPPMIFENLNSLETLNLKNNKLVHIPEDITEAVVDTLKMIDITDNPLICNCDLRWFSVWLKNLRDKDDEMMAKKRTVCLMSSEHREYAVQHIPLERMGCVGKNAGRTSASAHVSARPMTIVHFGLMMGMLALL; encoded by the exons ATGGTGAAGATGCTGAAGAAAAGTGGTGACTCGGGAACGATATGGCGATGCCTGTCGTTGCTTTGCTTGATTTTAGGCGACACCGTTGTCGCTCAAACTCTCCAAACATGTCCAGTCCACGTGGCCATATCTCCCTGCGTTTGCTCCGTAAAAACTCTCGGTCTCGATATCATTTGCGAATCCACCGATCACACTCACATCAGCAAAGCCATGGACGTTCTCAAGGGGCAACCGAAAACCGTGATTTTCTATCTCAAACTGAGACACAACAATTTGCCGAAACTCCAGGGCTTCGTTTTCCTCGGTCTGATCGTTCAACATCTCACCATCCATAACAGCAGCCTCGCTGTCGTTGAGGAGAGCTCCCTCAGCTCGATCG GCACCGGACTCACGCAGCTCGATCTTTCCCAAAATTCTCTCGTTTACGTGCCCTCGAGCGCCCTCGCGAAACTTCACAATCTTCTCATCCTCAACCTGAATCATAACAAAATCAGCGATCTCAAATCCAACTCGTTTGCTGGTCTCGATACTCTGGAAATCCTCAATCTCTACGGCAACAAAATATCGACGATCGATCACGACGCTTTCACAGGACTGGATGA tcgCAAGCTTAAGAGATTGAATCTCGGTGGTAATCTTCTGACCAGTGTTCCAACCCGAGCACTCTCCTCATTGGACGTTTTGAAGAAGCTGGAAATGCACGAGAACAAAATCGCAGCCATCAAGGAGGGCGATTTCGCAG GATTAAAAATGTTAGATTCTCTCGTGCTGGCGCACAATCAAATCCACGAAGTTCCGGCACGTGTTTTTTCCCATTTGACCCAACTGAATTCCCTCGAGCTGGACGGCAATCAGATTACTCACGTTGATCCGGATGCTTTTATTGGATTGGAag AGAATCTTCAGTACCTTCGACTCGGCGACAACAATTTGCATTCCATACCGAGCGACGCGCTGCGTCGTTTGCATCGGCTTCGCCATCTCGATCTCCGATCCAACAATATAACTTTTCTCCCGGAAGACGCTTTCACGGGGTACGGGGACTCCATATCGTTCCTGAACCTCCAAAAGAATTT AATTAAGGTGTTGCCACCGATGATATTCGAGAATTTGAACTCTCTGGAAACTTTGAATCTCAAGAACAACAAACTCGTTCACATACCCGAGGACATAACCGAGGCTGTCGTCGACACGTTGAAAATGATTGACATTACAG ACAACCCATTGATTTGCAACTGCGATTTGCGATGGTTTTCTGTGTGGCTGAAAAATTTGCGAGACAAGGATGACGAGATGATGGCGAAGAAGCGAACGGTCTGCCTCATGTCATCGGAGCACCGGGAGTACGCGGTGCAGCACATACCGCTGGAGCGAATGGGTTGCGTCGGGAAGAACGCAGGGAGAACATCGGCCTCGGCTCACGTGTCGGCTCGTCCAATGACGATCGTGCATTTCGGTTTGATGATGGGTATGTTGGCTCTCTTATAA